The Thermocrinis sp. genomic interval AGAGAATCAGATCCTTCAATCTCAAAAAGTAGGTTTTATTTCCTAAATTGGGAACAAAGAATAGTAGCTCTTTTAATCCAAGGCTTCTTTCCTTCAGGTTTATTTCAGGTCCCTCAAGTTTTAGTTCAACTTTGTAAAGTATTATATAGGGCTTTACGAACACAAAATAGATAAAAAGAATAAATAAAAGTGCATATCCGATGTACTTCATTCAAGTCCGTACATTTTTAAGTTTTCTTTTATGAGTTTTATTAACTCCATAGGAGTGTTTATGGGATAATCAAGTTCCTCTAGAATCTCTTCCGCCAACCTTCCCTTTATGTAAACTTTTTTAACTTTTTCCTTTACATCCTGAGGAGACTCTATAGGAAAGTCATTCCATTTTAACTTTTTCAGAATTAAGTATGCCCAGGTTATATCCAAGGCTTTCACAAGACTTTTAGAGAGTTCTAGTGATAGTCTAACGTCGTCTAAACCATTTTTTATTTGTCTGTAGGCTATTTTTGCTACGCTTCCTGCGGTCTGCACGTTCATATCCTTTCCTTCCTTTTCTGAAACTCCCTCAATCACTCCCATGGTGTCCTTTGAAGGTTCAGCTCTTAAAATGTTCTTTACCGTTTGAAGGGTAATATTCAACTGCTGAGCTATTTCTTGTTCTGTCTTCATATACTCTTCTTTCAAAACCACAGTATAGCAAGCTATGAGGAGTGATGGAAGCCAATTTGCAATTTTGTGCTTTACCAGATTCTGCAAACCACCCAGTATTTCCACGCTTTTTAGAAATACCCTTAGGACCAATACCTCTGTATTATCTTCCGACGGTTTGAAATGTAAGTTCATGATCTACTCTTTTAATAATCGGGGTGACGGGACTTGAACCCGTGACCTCTGGCCCCCCATGCCAGCGCGCTTCCACCTGCGCCACACCCCGTTACTTTCTTATTTTAGTACCCACCTCTGAAGTATTCAAGTACGTTAGCAATTTCCTACTAGGTTTGAGCTTAACACTGAAACCTTTTTTGTTTTTTCTTTTTACTTTTACCCTCTTCCAAGTGCCA includes:
- a CDS encoding bacterio-opsin activator, with amino-acid sequence MNLHFKPSEDNTEVLVLRVFLKSVEILGGLQNLVKHKIANWLPSLLIACYTVVLKEEYMKTEQEIAQQLNITLQTVKNILRAEPSKDTMGVIEGVSEKEGKDMNVQTAGSVAKIAYRQIKNGLDDVRLSLELSKSLVKALDITWAYLILKKLKWNDFPIESPQDVKEKVKKVYIKGRLAEEILEELDYPINTPMELIKLIKENLKMYGLE